A window of Ruania suaedae contains these coding sequences:
- a CDS encoding 4-hydroxy-3-methylbut-2-enyl diphosphate reductase: protein MTTSAKRILLAAPRGYCAGVDRAVEAVEQALDHYGAPIYVRKEIVHNKFVVETLSKRGAIFVEETDEVPEGARVIFSAHGVSPAVHAQAAERNLDTIDATCPLVTKVHKEAVRFAKGDYDILLIGHDGHEEVEGTAGEAPEHIQLVDGPDAVDQVTVRDPERVVWLSQTTLSVDETMETVRRLREKFPSLQDPPSDDICYATQNRQVAVKKIAPDADVMIVVGSANSSNSVRLVEVALEAGARSSYRVDTAEDLDPAWFEGARSVGLSSGASVPEILVRDVISRLEEWGFGDIDEVRTATEDLMFSLPRELRADLKKAGAPAGQPARGSRRSLDVSVG from the coding sequence GTGACGACTTCTGCTAAGCGCATCCTTCTCGCTGCCCCCCGCGGCTACTGCGCGGGGGTCGATCGGGCTGTCGAAGCGGTCGAGCAGGCGCTGGACCACTATGGCGCCCCGATCTACGTGCGCAAGGAGATCGTGCACAACAAGTTCGTCGTGGAGACGCTCTCCAAGCGGGGTGCGATCTTCGTCGAGGAGACCGATGAGGTGCCCGAGGGCGCCCGCGTGATCTTCTCCGCCCACGGCGTCTCCCCGGCGGTCCACGCCCAGGCGGCCGAGCGCAACCTGGACACCATCGACGCGACCTGCCCGTTGGTGACCAAGGTGCACAAGGAAGCGGTGCGCTTCGCCAAGGGTGACTACGACATCCTGCTCATCGGTCACGACGGTCACGAGGAGGTCGAGGGGACGGCGGGGGAGGCCCCCGAGCACATCCAGCTCGTGGACGGGCCCGACGCCGTCGACCAGGTCACCGTGCGTGACCCCGAGCGCGTCGTCTGGCTGTCCCAGACCACCCTGTCGGTGGACGAGACGATGGAGACCGTGCGCCGGCTGCGGGAGAAGTTCCCCTCGCTGCAGGACCCGCCCAGCGACGACATCTGCTACGCCACCCAGAACCGTCAGGTCGCCGTGAAGAAGATCGCGCCGGACGCCGATGTGATGATCGTGGTGGGGTCGGCCAACTCCTCCAACTCGGTGCGGCTGGTGGAGGTGGCGCTCGAGGCGGGCGCCCGCTCCTCCTACCGGGTGGACACGGCCGAGGATCTCGATCCGGCGTGGTTCGAGGGTGCGCGCAGTGTCGGGCTGAGCTCGGGCGCCTCGGTGCCGGAGATCCTCGTGCGCGACGTGATCAGCAGGCTCGAGGAGTGGGGCTTCGGCGACATCGACGAGGTGCGTACCGCGACCGAGGACCTGATGTTCTCGCTGCCGCGCGAGCTGCGCGCCGACCTGAAGAAGGCCGGCGCCCCGGCCGGGCAACCTGCTCGCGGGTCGAGGCGCTCCCTGGACGTCTCGGTCGGCTGA
- a CDS encoding DUF418 domain-containing protein, giving the protein MTESIATAARGPVTGTERALAPDLARGLMLLLIALANTPWLLYGHGSAMTSAHPTEGSTVDRVVQFALIVGVDYRIYPLFAFLFGYGIVQLYRRQVEAGVTDAAARAILRRRHWWMVVFGAVHAALLWFGDIVGAYGLVGLLIVAIFFRRLDRTLLIWAAVLTSLLALVTALGLLSLPHIPADPAFEKSGFADPAALSGEENYLTSVLLRLATWPVIALGQGIFGLVVPVMMLLAFWAARRQILEHPRRHGRLLRRTAAIGVSVGVLGGIPNALTHVGVIELGAHQSWIFMLTQTLTGLFGGLGYVALLTLLAERLRASASTSAPLVAIRAVGKRSLSSYLGQSVIFAPLLSAWGLGLGAELNSAGVAAVAIAGWAALAALAYLWERRGWRGPAESLLRRLAYRRGRDHRSAG; this is encoded by the coding sequence ATGACCGAGTCGATCGCCACTGCGGCCCGCGGACCTGTGACCGGAACCGAGCGAGCCCTCGCACCGGACCTGGCGCGCGGCCTGATGCTGCTGCTCATCGCCCTGGCCAACACGCCTTGGCTCCTCTACGGTCACGGTTCGGCGATGACGTCGGCCCATCCGACGGAAGGGTCCACGGTCGACCGCGTCGTGCAGTTCGCGCTGATCGTCGGCGTCGACTACCGGATCTACCCGTTGTTCGCCTTCCTGTTCGGGTACGGCATCGTGCAGCTGTACCGGCGGCAGGTGGAGGCCGGCGTCACCGACGCCGCCGCGCGAGCGATTCTGCGCCGACGGCACTGGTGGATGGTCGTCTTCGGTGCGGTCCACGCGGCGCTGCTGTGGTTCGGCGACATCGTCGGCGCCTATGGTCTGGTCGGCCTGCTCATCGTGGCGATCTTCTTCCGGCGCCTGGACCGGACCCTGCTCATCTGGGCGGCCGTGCTGACGAGCCTGCTGGCGCTGGTCACGGCGCTGGGGCTGCTCTCGCTGCCCCACATCCCGGCCGATCCCGCATTCGAGAAGTCCGGGTTCGCCGACCCGGCGGCCCTGAGCGGGGAGGAGAACTACCTGACCTCCGTCCTGCTGCGGTTGGCGACCTGGCCGGTGATCGCGCTCGGGCAGGGCATCTTCGGTCTGGTGGTGCCGGTGATGATGCTGCTGGCCTTCTGGGCTGCGCGCCGCCAGATCCTGGAGCACCCCCGCCGGCACGGGCGGCTCCTGCGGCGTACGGCCGCGATCGGTGTGAGCGTCGGCGTGCTGGGCGGGATCCCGAACGCCCTCACCCACGTCGGTGTCATCGAGCTGGGAGCGCACCAGTCGTGGATCTTCATGCTGACCCAGACCCTGACGGGCCTCTTCGGCGGGCTCGGCTACGTCGCGCTGCTCACCCTCCTGGCCGAACGGCTGCGTGCCTCCGCGTCCACGAGCGCACCGCTGGTGGCGATCAGGGCGGTCGGGAAGCGTTCGCTGTCGAGCTATCTCGGGCAGTCGGTGATCTTCGCTCCGCTGCTCAGCGCCTGGGGTCTGGGACTGGGGGCCGAGCTGAACAGCGCGGGTGTGGCCGCCGTGGCGATCGCAGGGTGGGCGGCGCTCGCGGCACTGGCGTACCTGTGGGAACGGCGCGGCTGGCGGGGTCCGGCCGAGAGTCTGCTGCGCCGGCTGGCCTACCGCCGGGGGCGCGACCACCGGTCCGCGGGGTAG
- the xseA gene encoding exodeoxyribonuclease VII large subunit: MQSAEPPSGAAPVGDLPARALDTTAEQPWPVRLLSAKIADYVNKMAPVWVEGQLVQVNAHNASASAYLTLRDTDVDMSLNVTMLKRLLLAAGTAIEEGSHVVVRAKPSFWTKRGTLSLRATDIRAIGLGELLARIEHLKRILAAEGLFDTERKRPLPFLPTRVGLICGRDAKAKHDVLVNASARWPQVQFEVREVAVQGPSSVGEVSRAIAQLDANPEVDVIVVARGGGSVEDLLPFSNETMVRAAAACRTPLVAAIGHETDCPLLDLVADYRASTPTDAARRIVPDMATELTRITQTRARMAGALRQRLALESDRLTALRSRPVLAQPLVLVTSRADHVHQWRTRSRVAFAARLDRAGGEVSNLRTALRTLSPDATLRRGYAVLRHQEGTVVRDPAEVAVGEDLRALVAGGELSVSVRGTGATRENRT; this comes from the coding sequence ATGCAGTCAGCTGAGCCGCCCTCTGGCGCCGCCCCCGTCGGCGATCTGCCCGCCCGGGCACTGGACACCACCGCCGAACAACCCTGGCCGGTCCGGCTGCTCTCGGCGAAGATCGCCGACTACGTCAACAAGATGGCTCCGGTGTGGGTGGAGGGGCAGCTCGTCCAGGTCAACGCCCACAACGCCTCCGCCAGCGCCTACCTGACGCTGCGCGACACCGACGTCGACATGTCGCTGAATGTGACGATGCTCAAGCGCCTGCTGCTCGCGGCCGGAACCGCGATCGAGGAGGGATCGCACGTGGTCGTGCGCGCCAAGCCGTCCTTCTGGACCAAACGCGGCACGCTCAGCCTGCGCGCCACCGACATCCGCGCGATCGGTCTCGGCGAGCTGTTGGCCCGCATCGAGCACCTCAAGCGGATCCTGGCCGCCGAAGGGCTGTTCGACACCGAACGCAAGCGACCGCTGCCGTTCCTGCCCACGCGGGTGGGGCTGATCTGCGGGCGCGACGCCAAGGCCAAGCACGACGTCCTCGTGAACGCCTCCGCCCGCTGGCCGCAGGTGCAGTTCGAGGTGCGGGAGGTGGCGGTGCAGGGTCCAAGCAGCGTCGGCGAGGTGAGCCGGGCCATCGCCCAGCTCGACGCGAATCCCGAGGTCGACGTCATCGTGGTGGCACGTGGTGGTGGTTCGGTCGAGGACCTGCTGCCCTTCTCGAACGAGACGATGGTGCGGGCGGCCGCCGCCTGCCGCACCCCACTGGTGGCCGCGATCGGGCATGAGACGGACTGCCCGCTCCTGGACCTGGTCGCGGACTATCGCGCCTCCACACCCACCGACGCGGCCAGGCGCATCGTGCCCGACATGGCCACCGAGCTCACCCGGATCACCCAGACCCGCGCCCGGATGGCAGGTGCACTGCGCCAGCGGCTCGCGCTCGAGTCCGACCGCCTGACGGCGCTGCGCTCGCGACCTGTCCTCGCTCAGCCACTGGTGCTCGTGACCAGCAGAGCCGACCACGTCCACCAGTGGCGCACCCGGAGCCGGGTGGCCTTCGCCGCGCGGCTGGACCGCGCGGGCGGGGAGGTGTCCAACCTCCGGACGGCGTTGCGCACCCTCTCCCCCGACGCCACCCTCCGGCGGGGGTACGCGGTGCTGCGCCATCAGGAGGG